AATAACTATCCTCtatgcccccccccccaccctctACACCCCCAGACCATACCATACTTACTCTTGCTGTAACATCCCAGCCAATCACCAATCCTCTAAACCTTCCCCCTCCACACCCCAGACCATACCATACTTACTCTTGCTGTGACATCCCAGCCAATCACTATCCTCTATACCTCCCCCTCTACACCCCCAGTACATACCATACTTACTTTTGCTGTGACATCCCAGCCAATCACTATCCTCTatacctcccccccccctcaaCACCCCCAGACCATACCCTACTTACTCTTGCTGTGACATCCCGTCAATCACTATCCTCTATACCTCCACCCTCTACACCCCCAGAACATACCTTACTTACTATTACTGTGACATTCCAGCCAATCAACACTCCTCTTTACCTCCCCCCACCTCTACACTCCCAGAACATATCCTACTTACTCTTACTGTGACATCCCAGCCAATAACTATCCTCTATgcctcccccccccctctaCACCCCCAGAACATACCATACTTACTCTTACTGTGACATCCCAGCCAATCACTATCCTCTATACCTCCACCCTCTACACCCCCAGAACATACCATACTTACTCTTGCTGTGACATCCCAGCCAATCACTATCCTCTATACCTCCACCCTCTACACCCCCAGAACATACCTTACTTACTCTTACTGAGACATCCCAGCCAATCACTATCCTCTATACCTCCACCCTCTACATCCCCAGAACATACCATACTTACTCTTACTGTGACATCCCTTCCAATCACTATCCTCTATACCTCCACCCTCTACACCCCCAGACCGTATACCATACTTACTCTTGCTGTGACATCCCAGCCAATCACTATCCTCTATACCTCCACCCTCTACACCCCAAGAACATACCCTACTTACCCTTGCTGTGACATCCTAGCCAATCACTATCCTCTATACCTCCACCCTCTACACCCCCAGAACATACCCTTAGTACTTACCCTTGCTCTGACATCCCAGCCAATCACTATCCTCTAAACCTCCACCCTCTACACCCCCAGACCATATACCATACTTACTATTGCTGTGACATCCCAGCCAATCACCAATCCTCTAAACCTCTCCCTTCCACACCCCCAGACCATACCATACTTACTCTTGCTGTGACATCCTAGCCAATCACTATCCTCTATACCTCCCCCTCTACACCCCCAGACCATACCATACTTACTCTTGCTGTGACATCCCAGCCAATCATCAATCCTCTAAACCTCCCCTTTCCACACCCCCAGACCATACCATACTTACTCTTGCTGTGACATCCCAGCCAATCACTACTCCTCTATATCCCCAAATTTTATGCCGCACGACCTGTCCTACACGCAATTCCACATTGGGTGCTCTGGGACTTCTCGGATCAGGGTCACCTTTGTAAATTAAAGatccatttatttattttattagctGTTAGttcaacatattatatcaaaatgaagaTGCATGTCTAGGAAGTAAGTTAGTATAAAGTTTCACAAAAAGctctttaaacaaaaaataatatatgtgtaaatattttattcttacaaaaaacaaatatcaaaattgactaTTCCTATCTTACCAGCAAAGTAACCAAGTGGGTCCTTATACTTAAGGACCTCTACAGCCGGCGACTCCCCATTCACATTATCCTGGCCTGTGTATGGTGGAGCGTTGTCATGGAGACCACCAATGATATCCAGACACCATTGTTGCCATGACTTCCATGATAGGTACTTATTCCTAAAACCTACAGCATTGTTGAGTAAActgaaataaacacaaaaataggtcaaggtcatgaatTTGAACAACTTTTGTTTTTCagctttgtttttcatattacagatattaCAGTACCTCCACAAACTATAAACTTTGTCCTTTCTGCTTTTGATAATTAACACTTGACAAAAAGTGAACATTTGATGTAACTTTTCCAAAATTCATACTTTAAATATCTATAGCGGCCAGTTGAGTGGTAATTAGGTACTTACTTTCTGATAGCAAATGTCCTCTGTGACTCAGACACAGCAAAGTATTGGGAAACAAAGTATTGGGCTGGAACTGCAAGGAGCAGAAGACCCAACTGGATGGCCGCACCACGTTCTAACGGCATCCTATGTCCTTCTCACCAAAGTCATCTGAAACACACAAGTATCCTGTACATAAAGATAATGTCATGTGTTGGAGATATACACATACCGTATTCACCGTAATTAACGCCCCTCCCCTTTAATGCCTCCATTTCAtggatttaaaaatgttttaattacaacatacaatgcctctaacatcagtattgtatcccatattacataaacttgtgagtcttttacatgttactcatgacataataatgcatcgccctttgttacaattatttaagcacCCTGGGTGCTAATTAAAGCGAATATGACACACTATTATAAAGTTATACTGAGTACTATGTTTGTTTAAGTCTGTGTCcattaaaataatgtaatgatttaCATGAATGAGTTTGATTTTGGACATGGAGAAAAGCCAGAGTTCCCATAAACAAACAACCAATGGGCAGTACTACTGTAGCTATGACatacaactgccccacatgttATTATTTGGTCCAAGTGCTGAAAATCGGGTTATTTGATGACCCACAAGGTTAATCGGGTTATGCCTTCTAAAATGCCTAAAAACGGGTCAACCCGGGGAAATCGGGTGAGTTGAAAATGCTGCATTAATTGAAATTTGCAATCCTGATGACATGGTAAAAATAAGAACTTGTCTTTCTGAAGAACTTTCTGAAGATTTTTTCTGCTATAATAATATCTCCTTTGACATCATGTACTCATAATTAATTTTGTCGttgttttattgattaaatAACAATTTTGTCATTGTTAATAATGCATATGCATTTAAGCAGAAAcataacatgtaaaaaaaaaagattggcAACTCCGACATTTTTTCGATCGGCAGATGTATCTTTGTATGTCCCTAGGGGattaaactcttaaatagttaaatacagcagaataactttgatatgttataaaagttcagttattttcagatggtttgagtacgattttggaaagaaaaaataatattttaacttatattttaataaaacaaaatgcacttccggttttgaatgtctgattttcgaaaaaaacaggtaaaattgcttattttcatactttcaaaaatcatatcaaataacatcaattgggaaaactgatcacatcaaaccatgatattatgttaaactttgtgttgatgcaaaaatacaatgtttaaaagaatacactataaagtagttagccaaggcaaaatgcctataaactggaggtccctctgcctgtcaacatagacaaagaaggagtttccaatctcaatgtatatatgtttctgatttaaGGAAGTGGGAGAACTACCTAGTTTACTCTTCTTAACGTCATGTGACAGTACAATCTAGTAATATGAAGCAGGTAAATGTTCCTTCTTCAGCTTTCACAATTTGACAGCTCATAAATATAAGATAAGCTTGAATATGGACTGCAGTCTCAAAAacaacacctgtaattaccACTTAAATGTCTAATGCATCTAGGGAGTCCGCAGATTGGGAGTCCActcttaaatatttacattttcactgcagttccattatgtaaccttaccaagcgcagttggcagtcatatagactatGAACTTCAATCGCTTATAATGACGTCGTTATCATTGTGACGTAACAATTGTCATGCCAGTGATCACGAAAAAcagctgttcaaatggctgttccatccttgatgataacaaatgataaattcattatagatgcaaaatcccttggACAAGTTGGTATgtcaacataaaattgtaaccaaatgtaaatgcattgaacgtctttcagttggcattcatagccaatatgaatgccaactggacagaggcaaatccaacatgaagcgctagcaTGCTTCGTGGAATTTCAACTATATAGTATTAACAATTTAACAGTTACTATAACAGAACAGGCATGTTAACCTTTGGTGACCAAAAAGAGGTAGATTTTTACTCAAAAGCGGTAGCATTGCACGCGGCATTTTTCGCGGCGCGTCtgagatatataaatatcaataatatggaaaataattacaaaaacataaaaccatgcattctgaaatatatacatacatgtatctcttCCATATACAGTAGTATGATACATTACAACATAGACACAGGAgcaatatttatattgattttaggCTGACAGCTGTAGTGTAACAATAGAGGATTCAACAAGTTCGCTGAAcgagttaaatattaataacatgTCACCATACAGTTCCTACTCATGTACACAGTGacacataaaatacatatacttacatttttaaaatgcCCTTTTGATATAAAAACTAATACCAGATAATGAGTGATAGATGAAGCACAATAACTTATTCTTCAACTGTATTTTACTGACGAAGAAGAAAATACATGGGTGATAGCTATAGTTCATCTGATCAACAGGGACTTTATTGgcatttatttcatatcatggGTTTTGAAATTGGACCCGAAAATGGTTGGAAATTTGTGTAGTTCCTGTGTTTTCGTCCCAAATCCTGTTTAACATGTTGTACCCCAAGTTGTTTCACACTAAATCTGAATTTTATGGTGATACAGTGAATTTTTCTTTTATACAGAATTCCCGGCGCCATCAACTCAAGAATAAGATATCTCAAGAAGTATTCttgagaaaaataaaaacaaaaatgtttggtttttgtttgattgattatgTTTGATCAATCCTAGACTTTAGTAGAGCCTTCCATTATAGTCTGTATCAATCCTGTCAGATACATATACGTGTACTTCTGGTATTGCAAGTATGTTATTGGtgtacaacaagaggcccagagggcctgtatcactcaccttgtttgtaatgccaagtaatattttaaatacaggttcattgtttcttttctaattcccctattgggcccacgctttctgctccagggattcaaagccaaaatttataatattgcgttcgaacgcaatagtatttcgttcccacgcaataatatttcgttcccacgcaataattttatttatttcatgtctgCTCCCAGCCACTGTAAAACCAGTTGTAACCTTGAAAGGAAATTTTAAAAGGACTATGTTTTTGCACGAGTCTCACAGGTATTCATCACTGAATCAAAAACCAGAAACACTACACAAGTTTTAATAATCATACAGCATACAGTAGGTCTTAGGTTCGAATCCTGGATGTCTGGTCCCTTACAATTTCTCTTTTCctaactgttatatataataattacaatCCGTCAATGACTGTATAGTGTACATGTGTACTGATGTCAGATTTCTTTTTTAGCTTGCCTCTCGAAGAGAGGGGGCTTTTAGAATCACTCTGGTTTTGGCGACGGCGTTGAAAATCCTAAGCTATAAGGTTTGGTGTAAGTGTTGGAAAACTGTTATCTGTAGCAACTGTAAATGACATTAATTTCTTCATTAATTTTCGATTATTTAAAGTGTTATGATGGGTATGAACTATCATTACTCATTTTAGGGAAggaaatgctggattttgagaatttcaagaggcccatgggccaaAATGGCctggttaaggttttggtgcaagtgttgaAATACTGTTATCCGTCACAACTGACATTGGTTTCTTCATTAATTTAGGATTACAAGTGCTGTTATGGTCTGGGTATCAACTGTCATTTAAAGGAGGGAAATGCTGGATtgtgagaatttcaagaggccaaAATGGCCAATGATCTGAAATAGCCAGATTAAGGTTTTGATGCAAGTGTTGAAATACTGTTTTCTGTCAGAAATGACACTGATTTCTATTATGATTTTGAATTGTAATTGTTGTGACAGGTTTGGACAAACATCTAAATGaggaaaataatgtattttgagaatttcaagaggcccaacAGGCCAAAATAGCCAGATTTAGGTTTTGGTTCAGTGTTGTTACACCGTTACATATGTcacaaatgacattt
The nucleotide sequence above comes from Argopecten irradians isolate NY chromosome 1, Ai_NY, whole genome shotgun sequence. Encoded proteins:
- the LOC138329573 gene encoding uncharacterized protein, which gives rise to MPLERGAAIQLGLLLLAVPAQYFVSQYFAVSESQRTFAIRNLLNNAVGFRNKYLSWKSWQQWCLDIIGGLHDNAPPYTGQDNVNGESPAVEVLKYKDPLGYFAGDPDPRSPRAPNVELRVGQVVRHKIWGYRGVVIGWDVTARAPESWLKENHAADKSHWRKMPNYAILVDTRDRMSPQMTYVPQENLQVITLVPG